From one Rhizobium lentis genomic stretch:
- a CDS encoding lipid A biosynthesis lauroyl acyltransferase: protein MKLFITRIVLALRNFQQWLVAQAMFGFLNVLKLFPADGAIRFADRIMRRLGRRTRRHRLMLVNLRNAFPEKSDAEIEEIALGSWGNMGRLAAEYVFLDQLFDYDPERPEPGRVEVSGIPIFLDLRDNPRPFIVFTGHTANFELLPVAGAAFGLTVTVLFRPPNNPYVAKKVFDFRSARMGKLVPSHAGSSFALARQLEAGQGVGVLVDQKFGKGLKGTFFGREVKTNPLLPKLVRQFDCEVYPARCIRLPGNRYRLEIEPRMEMPRDAKGNLDLSAAAQLLNDKVESWVREYPEQWLWYHDRWQIKKRLAP, encoded by the coding sequence GTGAAGCTGTTCATCACCCGGATCGTTCTGGCGCTCAGGAATTTCCAGCAATGGCTGGTGGCGCAGGCGATGTTCGGCTTCCTCAACGTGCTGAAGCTGTTTCCGGCTGATGGCGCGATTCGTTTCGCCGACCGCATAATGCGCCGCCTCGGCCGGCGGACCCGCCGCCACAGGCTGATGCTCGTCAATTTGCGCAATGCGTTCCCTGAAAAGAGCGATGCCGAGATCGAGGAGATCGCGCTCGGCAGCTGGGGCAATATGGGCCGACTCGCGGCCGAATATGTTTTCCTAGACCAGCTGTTCGACTACGATCCCGAACGGCCGGAGCCGGGCAGGGTGGAGGTATCGGGTATCCCGATCTTCCTGGACCTGCGGGACAATCCGCGCCCCTTCATCGTGTTTACCGGCCACACCGCCAATTTCGAGCTGCTGCCGGTGGCGGGCGCTGCCTTCGGGCTCACTGTTACCGTGCTCTTCCGGCCGCCGAACAATCCCTATGTCGCCAAGAAAGTGTTCGACTTCCGCAGCGCCCGCATGGGCAAGCTGGTGCCCTCGCATGCCGGCTCCTCCTTCGCGCTTGCGCGCCAGCTGGAAGCGGGTCAGGGCGTGGGCGTGCTCGTCGACCAGAAGTTCGGCAAGGGGCTGAAGGGCACCTTTTTCGGGCGCGAGGTGAAGACCAATCCGCTGCTGCCGAAGCTGGTGCGCCAGTTCGATTGCGAGGTCTATCCGGCACGCTGCATCCGCCTGCCGGGGAATCGCTACCGGCTTGAAATCGAACCGCGGATGGAGATGCCGCGCGACGCCAAGGGCAATCTCGACCTGTCGGCGGCTGCCCAATTGCTCAACGACAAGGTGGAGAGCTGGGTGCGGGAATATCCGGAACAGTGGCTGTGGTATCACGACCGCTGGCAAATCAAGAAAAGGCTCGCGCCTTGA
- a CDS encoding zinc-binding dehydrogenase yields MRALQLIDDRKLEITDLPEPDAPAAGEVTLRVKAVALNHIDVWGWRGMAFAKRKMPLVIGAEASGVVEAIGPGVANVLPGQLVSIYGARTCGLCRPCREGRDNLCEHVSGVHGFHLDGFAQEKVNLPARLLVPAPPGVDAIGAALAPVTFGTVEHMLFDNAKLEPGETILVHAGGSGIGTAAIQLAKKIGCTVITTVGSDDKIEKAKALGADHVINYRSDRFEGVVRKLTKKKGVDVVFEHVGKDTWAGSMLCMKRGGRLVTCGSTSGVSTEMNLMMLFQQQLKLLGSFGCRMENMADAMQKMGRGLVHPVIDTEVGFDDIDRALERMESRQIFGKIILKMD; encoded by the coding sequence ATGCGCGCTTTGCAACTGATCGACGACCGCAAGCTTGAGATCACCGATCTGCCGGAACCGGACGCGCCTGCTGCGGGCGAGGTGACGCTGCGCGTCAAGGCGGTCGCGCTCAACCATATCGACGTCTGGGGCTGGCGCGGCATGGCCTTTGCCAAGCGCAAGATGCCGCTCGTCATCGGCGCGGAAGCCTCCGGCGTCGTCGAGGCGATCGGGCCAGGCGTCGCCAACGTGCTGCCTGGCCAGCTGGTCTCGATCTATGGCGCGCGCACCTGCGGCCTCTGCCGTCCATGTCGCGAAGGCCGCGACAATCTCTGCGAACACGTCTCCGGCGTGCACGGTTTCCATCTCGATGGCTTCGCGCAGGAGAAGGTGAACCTGCCGGCGCGTCTCCTGGTTCCCGCGCCTCCCGGTGTCGATGCGATCGGCGCGGCACTTGCGCCTGTGACCTTCGGCACGGTCGAGCACATGCTGTTCGACAATGCCAAACTCGAGCCCGGCGAAACCATCCTCGTCCATGCCGGCGGCTCCGGCATCGGCACAGCGGCGATCCAGCTCGCCAAGAAGATAGGCTGCACTGTTATCACCACCGTCGGTTCCGACGACAAGATCGAGAAGGCCAAGGCGCTCGGCGCCGATCACGTCATTAACTACCGGTCCGACCGTTTTGAAGGCGTGGTGCGCAAGCTTACCAAGAAGAAGGGCGTCGACGTCGTCTTCGAACATGTCGGCAAGGATACCTGGGCGGGTTCGATGCTCTGCATGAAGCGTGGCGGGCGTCTCGTCACCTGCGGTTCGACCTCGGGCGTTTCCACCGAGATGAACCTTATGATGCTGTTCCAGCAGCAATTGAAGCTGCTCGGCTCCTTCGGCTGCCGCATGGAGAACATGGCGGATGCGATGCAGAAGATGGGCCGCGGGCTCGTTCATCCCGTCATCGACACCGAGGTCGGCTTCGACGATATCGACCGGGCGCTGGAACGGATGGAATCGCGCCAGATCTTCGGCAAGATCATTCTGAAGATGGATTGA
- a CDS encoding beta-ketoacyl-ACP synthase has product MTASAYKDHLGRPIVAVTGMGIITSLGQGLKDNWAALSSGTSGIHVINRFPTEGLSTRIAGTVDFIEIPVPNAVERSYAFARETTIEALADAGISGDFNGPLFLAAPPIEPEWSARFELADRSPAADHPGDAYERFLTALRQRPDPAFHEAALFGAISERLADRFGTRGLPVTLSTACASGVTAIQLGIEAIRQGRTERALTVATDGSLSAEALIRFSLLSALSTQNDPPTKASKPFSKDRDGFVIAEGAATLVLESLESAVARGAKVLGIMKGAGDKADSFHRTRSSPDGGPAIATIRAALADAGMSEDDIGYINAHGTSTPENDKMEYGSMSAVFGEKLVRIPVSSNKSMIGHTLTAAGAVEAVFSLQTMLTGTLPPTINYNNPDPSIVLDVVPNKKREAEVSAVLSNSFGFGGQNASLVMALEPA; this is encoded by the coding sequence ATGACAGCTTCCGCTTACAAGGATCATCTCGGCCGGCCGATTGTCGCAGTGACCGGCATGGGCATCATCACTTCGCTCGGCCAGGGACTGAAGGACAATTGGGCGGCCCTTTCCTCCGGCACCTCCGGCATCCACGTGATCAACCGTTTCCCGACCGAAGGTCTGTCGACGCGGATCGCCGGAACCGTCGATTTCATTGAGATTCCGGTACCGAACGCCGTCGAACGCTCCTACGCCTTTGCGCGCGAGACGACCATCGAGGCGCTTGCCGATGCCGGCATCTCCGGCGATTTCAATGGCCCGCTGTTCCTCGCCGCGCCGCCGATCGAGCCGGAATGGAGCGCACGCTTCGAACTTGCAGATCGCTCGCCGGCTGCCGACCATCCGGGCGACGCTTATGAGCGCTTCCTGACGGCGTTGCGCCAGCGGCCGGACCCCGCCTTCCACGAGGCGGCCTTGTTCGGCGCGATTTCCGAACGTCTTGCCGACCGGTTCGGCACGCGAGGCCTTCCCGTCACGCTGTCGACGGCCTGCGCCTCCGGCGTCACCGCAATCCAGCTCGGTATCGAGGCGATCCGCCAAGGCCGTACCGAGCGTGCGCTGACAGTTGCGACCGACGGTTCGCTGAGTGCGGAAGCGCTGATCCGCTTCTCGCTGCTTTCGGCCCTTTCGACGCAGAACGATCCGCCGACCAAGGCCTCCAAGCCGTTCAGCAAGGATCGCGACGGCTTCGTCATTGCCGAGGGTGCGGCGACGCTGGTGCTGGAATCTCTGGAATCGGCGGTTGCCCGCGGCGCCAAGGTGCTGGGCATCATGAAGGGCGCCGGCGACAAGGCCGACAGCTTCCACCGTACCCGCTCGTCACCCGATGGCGGCCCTGCGATCGCAACGATCCGGGCGGCCCTTGCCGATGCCGGTATGAGCGAGGACGATATCGGCTATATCAACGCCCATGGCACGTCGACACCTGAAAACGACAAGATGGAATATGGCTCCATGTCCGCCGTCTTCGGCGAGAAGCTGGTTCGCATTCCTGTCTCGTCCAACAAGTCGATGATCGGCCATACGCTGACGGCGGCCGGTGCGGTCGAAGCGGTGTTCTCGCTGCAGACGATGCTGACCGGCACGCTGCCGCCGACGATCAACTACAACAATCCCGATCCGTCGATCGTGCTCGACGTCGTGCCGAACAAGAAGCGGGAAGCCGAGGTTTCGGCCGTGCTTTCCAACTCTTTCGGCTTCGGCGGGCAGAATGCCAGCCTTGTCATGGCGCTCGAACCGGCTTAA
- a CDS encoding beta-ketoacyl-ACP synthase has product MSKAANDVVISGVGIVTCQGVGKEAHIALLSAESTPKAIVETEKFKPYPVHPLPEIDWSQQIAKRGDQRQMENWQRIGVFAAGLALDDAGFKDNIEACGTMDMIVAAGGGERDINVDTLIVDEGLKRNDRELLLNEKLTTELRPTLFLAQLSNLLAGNISIVHKVTGSSRTFMGEEASGVSAVETAFWRIRSGESTHALVGGAFAAERPDMILLTEAIGAHTRGEWAPLWSRSDLEGGGMITGSAGAFLVLESRKHAEERGAHIYATISAVEGDRGNRAAGNFEVRLERLLKPAADLSPESTAIFSGSTGMHEIAAREKAVLEHQLPGAAIRGFGGVSGHTIEAQFPLGLALAALAIDAKAKVPPFDAAHEAPMKAGTKAAVVTTVGHQRGEGVAVLSAEA; this is encoded by the coding sequence ATGAGCAAGGCTGCAAACGACGTCGTCATTTCAGGCGTCGGCATCGTCACCTGTCAGGGCGTCGGCAAGGAAGCGCATATCGCGCTGCTTTCGGCAGAAAGCACACCGAAAGCGATCGTCGAGACCGAGAAATTCAAACCCTATCCGGTGCATCCGCTGCCCGAGATCGACTGGTCGCAGCAGATCGCCAAGCGCGGCGACCAGCGCCAGATGGAAAACTGGCAGCGCATCGGCGTCTTTGCCGCGGGTCTCGCGCTCGATGATGCCGGCTTCAAGGACAATATCGAAGCTTGCGGCACGATGGATATGATCGTGGCGGCCGGCGGCGGCGAGCGCGACATCAACGTCGATACGCTGATCGTCGACGAGGGCCTGAAGCGCAACGACCGCGAACTGCTCTTGAACGAGAAGCTCACGACGGAGCTGAGGCCGACGCTTTTCCTGGCGCAGCTTTCCAACCTGCTGGCCGGCAACATATCGATCGTTCACAAGGTCACCGGCTCCTCGCGCACCTTCATGGGCGAGGAAGCATCGGGCGTTTCCGCAGTCGAGACGGCCTTCTGGCGCATCCGCTCCGGCGAATCCACCCATGCGCTCGTTGGCGGCGCCTTCGCTGCCGAACGGCCCGACATGATCTTACTCACAGAGGCAATCGGTGCGCACACGCGCGGCGAATGGGCGCCGCTCTGGTCGCGCTCGGACCTCGAAGGCGGCGGCATGATCACCGGTTCGGCCGGCGCCTTCCTGGTGCTGGAATCGCGCAAGCATGCGGAAGAGCGGGGCGCGCATATCTATGCGACGATCAGTGCCGTCGAAGGCGATCGCGGCAACCGCGCCGCCGGCAATTTCGAAGTACGGCTGGAACGGCTATTGAAGCCAGCCGCCGACCTGTCGCCGGAGAGCACGGCGATCTTTTCCGGCTCGACCGGCATGCACGAGATCGCTGCCCGCGAAAAGGCAGTGCTGGAGCATCAGCTTCCGGGTGCGGCGATCCGCGGCTTCGGCGGCGTTTCCGGTCACACGATCGAAGCGCAGTTCCCGCTAGGGCTGGCGCTCGCAGCCCTTGCCATCGATGCCAAGGCCAAGGTCCCGCCCTTCGACGCCGCCCATGAGGCGCCGATGAAGGCAGGCACGAAAGCGGCCGTCGTAACGACCGTCGGACACCAGCGCGGCGAGGGCGTCGCCGTTCTTTCGGCAGAGGCGTGA
- a CDS encoding 3-hydroxyacyl-ACP dehydratase FabZ family protein, translated as MLLEYFQMIDRVEAVDLKKGTLTARSVVPAKSPVFEGHFPGMPLVPGVLLIETMAQASGMLVLAATDFAAMPFLMSVDGAKMRTFVEPEAVLDIEAVLEHDGSGFAVTKAKITSGGKKVCDAQLKLRTMPFSEVPLGDIVKKRAGEVGLLEAIAAQGVVG; from the coding sequence ATGCTGCTGGAATATTTCCAGATGATTGACCGCGTCGAAGCGGTGGACCTGAAGAAGGGGACGCTGACGGCGCGGTCCGTCGTGCCGGCCAAGAGCCCCGTTTTCGAGGGCCATTTTCCTGGCATGCCGCTGGTTCCCGGCGTGCTTCTGATCGAGACCATGGCGCAGGCCTCCGGCATGCTGGTGCTTGCCGCCACCGATTTTGCCGCCATGCCGTTCCTGATGTCGGTCGACGGCGCCAAGATGCGCACCTTCGTCGAGCCGGAAGCCGTGCTCGACATCGAGGCGGTGCTGGAGCATGACGGTTCGGGTTTCGCGGTCACCAAGGCCAAGATCACCAGCGGCGGCAAGAAGGTCTGCGATGCGCAGCTGAAACTGCGCACCATGCCCTTCAGCGAGGTTCCGCTCGGCGATATCGTGAAAAAACGCGCCGGCGAGGTCGGGCTTCTCGAAGCGATCGCAGCGCAGGGAGTGGTTGGATGA
- a CDS encoding acyl carrier protein gives MTATFDKVADIIAETSEIDRATITPESHTIDDLGIDSLDFLDIVFAIDKEFGIKIPLEKWTQEVNEGKVSTEEYFVLKNLCAKIDELKAAKA, from the coding sequence GTGACCGCTACATTCGATAAAGTTGCCGACATTATTGCAGAAACCAGCGAGATCGATCGCGCCACGATCACGCCGGAGAGCCATACGATCGACGACCTCGGTATCGACAGCCTCGATTTCCTCGACATCGTCTTTGCGATCGACAAGGAATTCGGCATCAAGATCCCCCTCGAAAAGTGGACGCAGGAAGTCAACGAGGGCAAGGTTTCCACCGAAGAATATTTCGTGCTGAAAAACCTTTGCGCCAAGATCGACGAGCTCAAAGCCGCCAAGGCCTGA
- a CDS encoding Crp/Fnr family transcriptional regulator — translation MDVASSEVFAAVVPLACRSCQARHGVVCGALSNDQLKELNRHSLRRKVDAGCEIIAQGAESSFYSNIMRGVVKLCKVMPDGRQQIVGLQFAPEFVGRPFVRESTLSAEAATDAEICVFPRNLLDRMISETPELQRRLHDQALRELDAAREWMLTLGRRTAEEKVASLLYLIATHAEPQTAVSTAFDLPLSRAELADFLGLTIETVSRQMTRLRKRGVILMENSRHIVVPDMDELERISA, via the coding sequence ATGGATGTCGCAAGCAGTGAGGTTTTCGCGGCCGTCGTTCCCCTCGCCTGCCGTTCCTGCCAGGCGCGGCACGGCGTCGTCTGCGGCGCCTTGTCGAACGACCAGTTGAAGGAACTCAACCGCCACTCGCTGCGCCGCAAGGTCGATGCCGGCTGCGAGATCATCGCTCAGGGCGCGGAAAGCTCTTTCTATTCGAACATCATGCGTGGAGTGGTGAAGCTCTGCAAGGTGATGCCGGACGGGCGCCAGCAGATCGTCGGCCTGCAATTCGCCCCCGAATTCGTCGGCAGGCCTTTTGTGCGCGAAAGCACGCTGTCGGCCGAGGCTGCGACCGATGCCGAAATCTGCGTATTCCCCCGAAATCTGCTCGACCGCATGATATCGGAAACACCGGAACTGCAGCGCAGGCTGCACGATCAGGCGCTGAGAGAACTCGACGCAGCACGCGAATGGATGCTGACGCTCGGCCGGCGCACGGCGGAAGAGAAGGTCGCAAGCCTGCTTTACCTCATTGCCACCCATGCCGAACCGCAGACGGCCGTCAGCACCGCCTTCGATCTGCCGCTGTCGCGCGCCGAGCTCGCCGATTTTCTCGGGCTGACGATCGAAACCGTCAGCCGGCAGATGACCAGGTTGCGCAAGCGGGGTGTCATCCTGATGGAGAACTCCAGGCATATTGTCGTTCCCGACATGGATGAACTGGAGCGGATCAGCGCGTAA
- a CDS encoding L,D-transpeptidase, translated as MKTILAAAAACLLLQFSPVAAEAATLVANISIGKQTMTVTENGFVKYRWKVSTARNGYVTPTGSWSAKWLSRDHRSRKYDNAPMPYAVFFNGGYAVHATFDLKRLGTPASHGCVRLHPDNAAEFFSLARQAGLANTRVVITR; from the coding sequence ATGAAGACGATTTTGGCGGCCGCGGCCGCGTGTTTATTGCTGCAGTTTTCGCCTGTTGCCGCCGAAGCGGCCACGCTTGTTGCCAATATCAGCATCGGTAAGCAGACGATGACCGTCACCGAGAACGGTTTCGTCAAGTATCGCTGGAAGGTTTCGACCGCGCGCAATGGTTATGTCACGCCGACCGGTTCGTGGAGCGCCAAATGGCTGTCACGCGATCACCGCTCGCGCAAGTACGACAACGCGCCGATGCCCTACGCCGTATTTTTCAACGGCGGTTATGCCGTTCACGCCACCTTCGATCTGAAGCGTCTCGGCACGCCGGCCTCGCATGGCTGCGTTCGCCTGCATCCTGACAATGCCGCCGAGTTCTTTTCGCTGGCGCGGCAGGCCGGTCTTGCCAATACCCGCGTCGTCATCACGCGCTGA
- a CDS encoding ECs_2282 family putative zinc-binding protein, translated as MTVQVELPCPKCKSTKMKFERPEIRETDLITCAACGHNLGTMASIREKMNKAYQRLKQPSATRKLQ; from the coding sequence ATGACAGTTCAGGTTGAATTACCGTGCCCGAAGTGCAAGAGCACCAAGATGAAATTCGAGCGCCCGGAGATCCGGGAGACCGACCTCATCACCTGTGCTGCCTGCGGCCATAATCTCGGCACGATGGCCTCGATCCGCGAGAAGATGAACAAGGCCTATCAACGGTTGAAGCAACCGTCGGCAACCCGCAAGCTGCAGTAG
- the cbiB gene encoding adenosylcobinamide-phosphate synthase CbiB: MTIDQNFLVLLLALLLDRIVGDPQWLWSRVPHPVAMFGAAISYADQQLNPASLTRSQRRMNGVAAIVMLLLLAAAAGFVFSRFFALFGLAGILLETGLVAIFLAQKSLADHVAAVAAALRGEGLIGGRAAVSRIVGRDPETLDEPAVCRAAIESLAENFSDGVVAPALWYGVFGLPGLLVYKMLNTADSMIGHRSEKYIDFGWAAARLDDIANWPAARLSILLIAAGAWIRRGANASREAVRVAMRDGGLHRSPNSGRPEAAMAGALNVQLAGPRVYGGVIVAEPMINNPGRDMATAADIEDGVLVFYASCMVLTGIVFGLFLCFL; the protein is encoded by the coding sequence ATGACGATCGACCAAAACTTTCTCGTGCTGCTTCTGGCGTTGCTGCTCGACCGGATCGTCGGCGATCCGCAGTGGTTGTGGTCGCGGGTGCCGCATCCCGTCGCCATGTTCGGCGCGGCGATCTCCTATGCCGACCAGCAGCTCAACCCCGCAAGTCTGACGCGCTCCCAACGCCGGATGAACGGCGTCGCTGCGATCGTGATGCTGCTTCTTCTGGCGGCGGCTGCCGGCTTTGTGTTCAGCCGGTTCTTCGCGCTGTTCGGTCTTGCAGGCATTCTCTTGGAAACCGGGCTTGTGGCGATCTTCCTGGCACAGAAAAGTCTTGCCGATCATGTCGCCGCCGTCGCCGCCGCGCTTCGTGGCGAGGGGCTTATCGGCGGACGGGCGGCGGTCTCGCGCATCGTCGGGCGCGATCCCGAGACTTTGGACGAACCGGCCGTATGCCGCGCGGCGATCGAAAGCCTCGCCGAGAATTTCTCCGACGGTGTCGTGGCGCCGGCGCTCTGGTATGGCGTCTTCGGCCTGCCGGGACTGCTGGTCTACAAGATGCTGAACACCGCGGATTCGATGATCGGTCACAGGTCGGAAAAATACATCGACTTCGGCTGGGCGGCGGCTCGGCTCGACGATATTGCCAACTGGCCGGCCGCTCGCCTCTCCATCCTGCTGATCGCCGCCGGCGCCTGGATCAGGCGCGGCGCCAATGCCAGCCGAGAAGCGGTTCGGGTGGCGATGCGCGATGGCGGCCTGCACCGCTCGCCGAATTCCGGCCGGCCGGAAGCGGCAATGGCCGGTGCGCTCAATGTCCAGCTAGCCGGTCCCCGGGTCTATGGCGGCGTCATCGTGGCCGAGCCCATGATCAACAACCCCGGCCGCGATATGGCCACCGCGGCAGACATCGAGGACGGCGTCTTGGTATTCTATGCCAGTTGCATGGTGCTTACGGGCATCGTCTTCGGGCTGTTCCTGTGTTTTCTATAG
- the cobD gene encoding threonine-phosphate decarboxylase CobD translates to MSAPIVHGGGITAAAAAFGGRPEDWLDLSTGINPCPVTLPEIPAWAWHRLPDRHLVDAARLAARDHYGSGTILPLPVPGTQSAIQLLPRLALSGRRIAVVAPTYGEYARAFASAGFAVDTVGDIAAIGAEHCLAVVVNPNNPDGRTWPAEALVALHDSMKAVGGLLVVDEAFGGKDPALSLAARAHALSNLVVFRSFGKFFGLAGLRLGFVIAGDDILGRLEEWLGPWAVSGPALSLAASLLRSDLSAVRRHIDERNAGLQAVLTGVGLGSIGGTALFTLVADARASDIYTHLCRHHILVRKFDYAPDWLRFGLTPGPAADRRLGEALQRFER, encoded by the coding sequence ATGAGCGCGCCGATCGTCCATGGCGGCGGCATCACCGCCGCTGCCGCCGCATTCGGCGGCAGGCCGGAAGACTGGCTCGACCTTTCCACCGGCATCAATCCCTGTCCCGTCACCCTGCCTGAAATCCCGGCATGGGCCTGGCACCGCCTGCCGGATAGACATCTGGTTGATGCGGCGCGGCTTGCAGCGCGCGATCACTACGGCAGCGGGACTATCCTGCCGCTGCCGGTGCCCGGAACACAATCGGCGATACAGCTTTTGCCGCGGCTCGCGCTCTCCGGCAGGCGAATCGCCGTGGTGGCGCCGACCTATGGTGAATATGCGCGCGCTTTCGCCTCGGCCGGTTTTGCCGTCGACACGGTGGGCGATATCGCCGCCATCGGCGCCGAGCACTGCCTTGCCGTCGTCGTCAACCCGAACAATCCGGATGGGCGGACATGGCCGGCCGAAGCGCTGGTGGCGCTACATGACAGCATGAAGGCGGTTGGCGGGTTGCTGGTCGTCGATGAGGCGTTCGGGGGAAAGGATCCGGCACTGAGCCTTGCTGCCCGCGCACATGCACTTTCCAACCTCGTAGTGTTCCGCTCCTTCGGCAAGTTTTTCGGGCTTGCAGGCCTGCGGCTCGGTTTTGTGATTGCCGGGGACGATATTTTGGGGCGTTTGGAGGAATGGCTTGGCCCCTGGGCGGTCTCCGGCCCGGCATTGTCGCTTGCCGCCTCGCTGCTGCGCTCGGACCTATCCGCCGTCCGCCGCCATATCGATGAACGCAATGCCGGCCTGCAGGCTGTGCTGACCGGCGTCGGATTAGGGAGCATCGGTGGAACGGCGCTGTTCACCCTCGTCGCCGATGCCAGGGCGAGCGACATTTACACGCATCTCTGCCGACATCATATTCTCGTCCGCAAGTTCGATTATGCGCCGGATTGGCTGCGTTTCGGGTTGACGCCCGGTCCTGCGGCGGACCGGCGGCTTGGCGAAGCCCTTCAGAGATTTGAGCGATGA
- a CDS encoding cobyrinate a,c-diamide synthase, with product MSGLLIAAPSSGAGKTTVTLGLLRALRRRGVAVAPGKAGPDYIDPAFHAAASGTLCLNFDPWAMRPELISANATLHRSGDRILVIEAMMGLFDGAADGRGTAADLAAQLGLSVVLVVDASRMSQSVAPLVAGFAGFRADVRVAGVILNKVGSDRHEAMLRRALEAIRMPVIAVIGSDKALSLPERHLGLVQAGEHARLDDFIDHAAAAVSEECNFEFLLRIARQGLNRPSAANIDRLLPLGSRIAVARDVAFAFCYEHMLLGWRRRGAAISFFSPLADERPAADADAIYLPGGYPELHAGRLAEAQNFRAGMLDAAARSIRIYGECGGYMALGEGLIDAAGERHEMLGLLPVVTSYAERRRHLGYRLVTPLDSAIFQRRMTAHEFHYSTLVAEGEGDRLFQVQDALGTDLGPAGLRRGQVAGSYMHLIDLAGAAA from the coding sequence ATGAGCGGCCTCCTGATTGCAGCTCCTTCCTCCGGTGCCGGCAAGACGACGGTGACGCTCGGGCTGCTCAGGGCCCTGCGTCGGCGCGGTGTCGCGGTCGCGCCCGGCAAGGCCGGCCCCGACTACATCGATCCCGCCTTTCATGCGGCGGCGAGCGGCACGCTCTGCCTCAATTTCGATCCCTGGGCGATGCGCCCGGAGCTGATTTCGGCCAATGCCACCCTTCACCGCTCCGGCGACCGCATTCTTGTCATCGAGGCGATGATGGGGCTCTTCGACGGGGCAGCCGATGGAAGGGGGACGGCGGCCGATCTCGCTGCCCAGCTCGGCCTTTCCGTCGTGCTTGTTGTCGATGCCTCGCGCATGTCGCAGTCGGTGGCGCCGCTGGTGGCGGGATTTGCCGGCTTCCGCGCCGATGTCCGCGTCGCCGGCGTCATCCTCAACAAGGTCGGCAGCGATCGGCACGAGGCGATGCTGCGCCGGGCGCTCGAGGCCATTCGCATGCCCGTCATCGCGGTGATCGGCAGCGACAAGGCGCTTTCGCTGCCGGAGCGCCATCTCGGACTGGTCCAGGCCGGCGAACATGCGAGGCTTGACGATTTCATCGACCACGCGGCGGCGGCCGTCTCCGAGGAATGCAATTTCGAGTTCCTGCTGCGCATCGCCAGGCAAGGGCTTAACCGGCCATCGGCCGCCAATATCGACCGCCTGCTGCCGCTCGGCAGCCGCATCGCCGTGGCGCGCGACGTCGCCTTCGCCTTTTGCTACGAGCATATGCTGCTCGGCTGGCGCCGGCGTGGTGCGGCGATCTCCTTCTTCTCACCGCTCGCAGACGAACGGCCTGCGGCCGACGCCGACGCGATCTATCTGCCTGGAGGTTATCCCGAGCTTCACGCCGGGCGGCTCGCCGAGGCGCAGAATTTCCGCGCCGGCATGCTCGACGCGGCAGCGCGTAGCATCCGGATCTACGGCGAGTGCGGCGGCTACATGGCGCTGGGCGAGGGGTTGATCGACGCGGCGGGCGAGCGCCATGAAATGCTGGGCCTGCTGCCCGTCGTCACCAGCTATGCCGAGCGCCGGCGCCATCTCGGCTATCGCCTTGTCACGCCGCTCGACAGCGCGATCTTTCAACGACGGATGACCGCGCATGAATTTCACTATTCCACTTTGGTGGCCGAAGGCGAGGGCGACCGGCTGTTTCAAGTGCAGGACGCGCTCGGAACCGATCTCGGTCCTGCAGGGCTGAGGCGTGGCCAGGTGGCGGGATCCTATATGCATTTGATCGATCTTGCCGGAGCGGCCGCATGA